From the Lolium rigidum isolate FL_2022 chromosome 2, APGP_CSIRO_Lrig_0.1, whole genome shotgun sequence genome, one window contains:
- the LOC124689015 gene encoding calcineurin subunit B-like isoform X1, whose product MGNASSMLTQYDIEEVQEHCGYLFSQQEIVSLYERFCQLDRSAKGFVSEDEFLSIPEFSTNPLSQRLLRMVDGLNFKDFVSFLSTFSARASLQQKIELIFKVHDIDGKGKVTFKDLVEVLRDLTGSSMSEQQREKVLTKVLEEAGYERDCTLSLEDFMTIIDHPGLKMEVEVPID is encoded by the exons ATGGGGAACGCGTCGTCGATGCTCACGCAGTACGACATCGAGGAGGTGCAGGAGCACTGCGGCTACCTAT TCTCGCAGCAGGAGATCGTGTCGCTCTACGAGCGCTTCTGCCAGCTCGACCGCAGCGCCAAGGGCTTCGTATCCGAGGACGAGTTCCTCTCCATCCCCGAGTTCTCCACCAACCCGCTCTCACAG AGGTTGCTACGTATGGTTGATGGATTGAACTTCAAGGATTTTGTTTCCTTTCTCTCTACCTTCAGCGCAAGGGCCAGCCTTCAGCAGAAGATTGAGT TGATATTTAAGGTGCATGATATTGATGGCAAGGGGAAGGTAACCTTCAAGGACCTGGTAGAGGTTTTACGGGACCTGACAGGGTCATCCATGTCTGAACAACAAAGAGAG AAAGTATTAACGAAGGTATTGGAAGAAGCTGGGTATGAAAGGGATTGCACGCTATCATTAGAAGATTTTATGACG ATCATCGACCACCCTGGTCTGAAGATGGAAGTGGAGGTACCGATCGACTAA
- the LOC124689015 gene encoding calcineurin subunit B-like isoform X2, which produces MGNASSMLTQYDIEEVQEHCGYLFSQQEIVSLYERFCQLDRSAKGFVSEDEFLSIPEFSTNPLSQRLLRMVDGLNFKDFVSFLSTFSARASLQQKIELIFKVHDIDGKGKVTFKDLVEVLRDLTGSSMSEQQREIIDHPGLKMEVEVPID; this is translated from the exons ATGGGGAACGCGTCGTCGATGCTCACGCAGTACGACATCGAGGAGGTGCAGGAGCACTGCGGCTACCTAT TCTCGCAGCAGGAGATCGTGTCGCTCTACGAGCGCTTCTGCCAGCTCGACCGCAGCGCCAAGGGCTTCGTATCCGAGGACGAGTTCCTCTCCATCCCCGAGTTCTCCACCAACCCGCTCTCACAG AGGTTGCTACGTATGGTTGATGGATTGAACTTCAAGGATTTTGTTTCCTTTCTCTCTACCTTCAGCGCAAGGGCCAGCCTTCAGCAGAAGATTGAGT TGATATTTAAGGTGCATGATATTGATGGCAAGGGGAAGGTAACCTTCAAGGACCTGGTAGAGGTTTTACGGGACCTGACAGGGTCATCCATGTCTGAACAACAAAGAGAG ATCATCGACCACCCTGGTCTGAAGATGGAAGTGGAGGTACCGATCGACTAA
- the LOC124689016 gene encoding BTB/POZ and MATH domain-containing protein 1-like translates to MSSAGSGGEPSGSSSAIVADTASGYHHLTIHGYSGTKGVPTGECVSSLPFTIGGHRWCIYYYPNGLSSEVAGYISLELILDEDVAEEVKARWDICLAGELEEANQLASMASASVDNFASRTGWWYRTFAKREDLERSKHLRNDSFTIRCDIIVVHGCRAVAFVSVPPCDLRRHLGELLETEKGADVVFEVGGETVAAHRCVLAARSSVFSAELFGPMKEGNAAGVVVHIEDMDAEVFKALLHFVYTGSLPQTQTLKEDEDVTYQHMLVAADRYGMERMKLICEEKLSEYIDVGSAATILALADQHHCEGLKKACFNFLAAPTTLRAVMATDGFQHLSRSCPSLMVELMAMSLRH, encoded by the coding sequence ATGTCGTCCGCCGGCTCCGGCGGCGAGCCGTCAGGTTCCTCGTCCGCCATCGTCGCCGACACGGCGAGCGGGTACCACCATCTGACGATCCACGGGTACTCCGGCACCAAGGGCGTTCCCACCGGAGAGTGCGTGAGTTCCCTCCCTTTCACCATCGGCGGCCATCGGTGGTGCATCTACTACTACCCCAACGGCCTAAGCTCGGAAGTCGCGGGATACATATCCCTCGAATTAATCCTCGACGAAGATGTGGCGGAGGAGGTGAAGGCGCGGTGGGACATCTGCCTCGCCGGCGAGCTGGAGGAGGCGAATCAATTGGCGTCGATGGCGTCGGCATCGGTGGACAACTTCGCCTCCCGGACCGGCTGGTGGTACAGGACCTTCGCCAAAAGGGAGGACCTGGAGAGGTCCAAGCATCTCAGGAACGATTCGTTCACCATCCGCTGCGACATCATAGTCGTCCACGGTTGCCGCGCGGTGGCTTTCGTCTCCGTGCCCCCGTGCGACCTGCGCCGGCATCTGGGCGAGCTCCTCGAGACTGAGAAGGGTGCCGATGTGGTGTTCGAGGTGGGCGGTGAGACCGTTGCCGCGCACCGGTGTGTGCTCGCAGCTCGCTCCTCGGTCTTCAGTGCCGAGCTCTTTGGACCGATGAAGGAAGGCAATGCTGCAGGTGTCGTCGTGCACATAGAAGACATGGATGCAGAGGTATTCAAGGCGTTGCTCCATTTCGTCTACACAGGCTCATTGCCGCAGACACAGACACTGAAGGAAGATGAAGACGTCACCTACCAGCACATGCTCGTCGCAGCAGACAGGTATGGTATGGAGCGGATGAAGCTGATCTGCGAGGAGAAGCTGTCCGAGTACATCGATGTCGGGTCGGCAGCGACCATCTTGGCACTAGCCGACCAGCACCATTGTGAGGGGCTGAAGAAGGCGTGCTTCAATTTTCTTGCTGCTCCGACAACTCTGAGGGCGGTAATGGCCACTGACGGTTTCCAGCATCTGAGCAGGAGCTGCCCTTCTCTGATGGTCGAGCTCATGGCCATGTCCTTGCGGCATTAG
- the LOC124691096 gene encoding BTB/POZ and MATH domain-containing protein 1-like gives MSSAGDGTKPSRSAIVAEMASGHHLLTIHGYSGTKGIPTGECAESLPFTIGGHRWRIDYYPNGKTSEVAQYISLGLILDEDVATAVKAKSSICFAGEEEDAKQVASLASTSVYNFASRSYSPYTTFVKRESLESSNHLRNDSFTIRCDIVVVQGCRAQEHAAAFVSVPPCDLRLHLEELLTTEKGADVVFEVGSETVAAHRCVLAARSSVFSAELFGPMKEGNAASGIVVRVEDMEVEVFKALLHFAYTGSLPEMQKEDEDVTYQHLLVAADRYNMERLKLICEGKLCEYIDVGTVATILALADQHHCEGLKKACFDFIGSPPNLKAVVTTDGFKHLSKSCPSLMIEIVAMSLAS, from the coding sequence ATGTCGTCTGCCGGCGACGGCACGAAGCCTTCGAGGTCCGCCATCGTGGCCGAGATGGCGAGCGGGCACCACCTTCTCACTATCCACGGGTACTCCGGCACCAAGGGCATCCCCACCGGCGAGTGCGCCGAGTCCCTCCCCTTCACCATCGGCGGCCATCGCTGGCGTATCGACTACTACCCCAACGGCAAAACATCCGAGGTCGCGCAATACATATCCCTCGGCTTAATCCTGGACGAAGATGTCGCGACGGCGGTGAAGGCGAAGTCGAGCATCTGCtttgccggcgaggaggaggatgcgAAGCAAGTGGCGTCGCTGGCATCGACATCGGTGTACAACTTCGCCTCCCGGAGCTACTCGCCGTACACGACCTTCGTCAAAAGGGAGTCCCTGGAGAGCTCCAATCATCTGAGGAACGATTCGTTCACCATCCGGTGCGACATCGTCGTCGTCCAAGGTTGCCGTGCACAGGAGCACGCAGCGGCCTTTGTCTCGGTGCCCCCGTGCGACCTGCGCCTCCATCTGGAGGAGCTCCTCACGACTGAGAAGGGCGCTGATGTGGTGTTCGAGGTTGGCAGCGAGACCGTCGCCGCCCACCGCTGCGTGCTTGCTGCACGCTCCTCGGTCTTCAGCGCCGAGCTCTTCGGACCGATGAAGGAGGGCAACGCCGCCTCTGGTATCGTCGTGCGCGTGGAAgacatggaggtggaggtgtTCAAGGCGTTGCTCCACTTTGCGTACACGGGCTCGTTGCCGGAGATGCAGAAGGAAGACGAAGACGTGACCTACCAGCATCTGCTTGTTGCAGCGGACAGGTACAACATGGAGCGTCTGAAGCTGATCTGCGAGGGGAAGCTGTGCGAGTACATCGATGTGGGCACGGTGGCGACCATCTTGGCCCTAGCCGACCAGCACCATTGTGAGGGGCTGAAGAAGGCGTGCTTTGATTTTATAGGCTCTCCGCCGAATTTGAAGGCTGTTGTCACCACTGACGGATTCAAGCATCTGAGTAAGAGCTGCCCTTCCCTTATGATTGAGATTGTCGCGATGTCCTTGGCGTCTTAG
- the LOC124691097 gene encoding BTB/POZ and MATH domain-containing protein 1-like, protein MAIFQQSTLSAIVADTASGYHLLTIHGYSRTKGIPTGEFVRSSAFTICGHRWSIDYYPNGARAAVADYVSLSLNLDEDVLDAVKAQYDFCIAGEAEEPENVAELASAPVERFPSRTASLHAMFVKRERLEGSRHLMDDSFTIRCDIVVVHSYRGASDDAVAFVSVPPCDLRWHLGELLKTEKGADVVFEVGGETVAAHRCVLAARSSVFSAELFGPMIEGNAAGVVVRIEDMNAEVFKGR, encoded by the exons ATGGCTATTTTTCAG CAAAGTACTTTGTCCGCCATCGTGGCTGACACGGCGAGCGGGTACCACCTCCTCACGATCCACGGGTACTCCCGGACCAAGGGCATTCCCACGGGCGAGTTCGTGAGGTCCAGCGCCTTCACCATCTGCGGCCACCGCTGGAGCATCGACTACTACCCCAACGGCGCTCGCGCGGCGGTGGCGGACTACGTATCCCTGTCGCTGAACCTCGACGAAGATGTTTTGGATGCGGTGAAGGCGCAGTACGATTTCTGCATCGCCGGCGAGGCGGAGGAGCCGGAGAACGTGGCGGAGCTGGCGTCGGCGCCGGTGGAAAGGTTCCCTTCCCGGACCGCCTCGTTGCACGCGATGTTCGTCAAGAGGGAGCGCCTGGAGGGGTCCAGGCATCTGATGGACGACTCGTTCACCATCCGGTGCGACATCGTCGTCGTCCACAGCTACCGGGGGGCGTCGGATGACGCCGTGGCCTTCGTCTCCGTGCCTCCTTGCGACCTGCGCTGGCACTTGGGCGAGCTCCTCAAGACCGAGAAGGGCGCCGACGTGGTGTTCGAGGTCGGCGGCGAGACGGTTGCGGCGCACCGGTGCGTGCTCGCCGCCCGCTCCTCGGTCTTCAGCGCCGAGCTATTCGGACCGATGATAGAGGGAAATGCCGCTGGCGTCGTGGTGCGCATAGAAGACATGAACGCGGAGGTGTTCAAAGGAAGATGA